Genomic window (Zingiber officinale cultivar Zhangliang chromosome 2B, Zo_v1.1, whole genome shotgun sequence):
tggtgagagagtcctagctggtcaagggtgaccggatgctaggtcttatgtaccaacaagtcatggttgactagatgttggtttagggggctttgggcttggttttgggcaaaaaccaagatctggattgatcagccgattgatccagcaggtttggattgatccgtggattgatccagcaggtttggattgatccgtggatcgatccagaagatctggatcgatccaccgatcgatccggtgagtccccgcgaacagaacccggatcgatcggtggatcgatccagaagtcccaatcgatcgattgggacgctgcgacttcgcgcgataagcgttggatcgatccgtggatcgatccagaagtttttccagagcacagaggcactctggatcgatccgtggatcgatccaaagcctccccgatcgattgggagcattccaatcgatcgggattcgaccgttagcgtcgatttaagccgcaggcgttcatttccttcggcagaacttcaccgattcattccagattcatcacagctcctccccagcactctctaagctcctcaccgccagttcttgaaggttcttggaggttcatccaagtcaagaggcgagttgcaacgagaagaagaagaagctagggtttttactgcatctcttgtaagcttttgcttattctttactaccctttcttctacttgtattgagagtcttgtagggcttctccgccttcggtagttaccgaaaaggagtgtttattagtggaggtgtgtgtgtgtgcgtggatccttggactagtcacctcttgtgaggtggataccaagtaaaatcctattgttagcattgttgtagtttgtttctttgtattccgctgcgcatcactttgaagaaacaagcaacgaagcacgacgagcacacgcgaagctattcatccccccccccctctagctacttttcggtcctaacagggtctagtggctagcacatgaagtGTTACcaccaatgaggtctggggttcgaatctcggcaaagccgaggtaaatgtctctcttatgtgctagtcactattccaaagggtagtagccgcccgtgatttacctcctccgtgttggccctgggacaggttggcgggggcgctgggggcgagcgtattcgccttttgccaccaaaaTAGAACATAAATCTTTAATCAATAATTGGACCTCAAAAATATCCGATCCAATTAATGGAAGGAATTGCCGTTCATAGTAAATACTTGATGATCAGCAATCTTAAACTTGTCATCCTGTAGATTGACCTTAGATTCCTGGTTATCTTGTTCAACATCTTCAAGAAAGAGAAAATTGAATCGCTCATCAAACTTGCATTGCAGCTTCTACTTCTAGTCACTGCCATCCGCGGATCCATGCATGATTTATCAAGCTTAGTGAAGTTCTCACTCTTGTTTGCTGAATTTTTTACATCATTCAGCGGATTTAGCTCATCACTTTTCCCTTTGCTCAATGCATGGACCTCGATGCATCGACTTCCTTGCAATCTTCTTCAATGGTGCTTTGGTAGTGTGCATACTGGATTCTTCGACTATAGCATGGAGCAGATGATCATCGAGTCGAGACTGAGCCAGATCTCTTTGCGCCATGAGGTCCTTGATTTCTCGCTCCATCTTAAAAAAAGAACAAGCAATCGATGATCAAAATGGtgcctttaattttattttatttttgtgcagATTGAGAACGTCGGAGGAACAAGTTTCCGATCCTGCATTCATCAGGTCAGTCCCCAACCCCGCGAGCTCCCTCTGCAGGCGCCTTGTCGGGCATCACCATGTTCACTCGCGCACTGGTCGCGACTTCTCTGGCGCAGTTCGCAAACAGCAGGGTGTTCCTCGACTGCTTGATGTGGCTCCTCGCgggataaaagagataaaagaaaattactagaattgaccggatcaaattatcaaatcaaattaatatttggattattctaatatgTCTATgatgacatattgtaaggctccaacaatacttcgataaatctaTGGATCCGACAGAGCatgagaggatgaagttggagagttgtttataacaattggtgtagagaccggacgtgttctatccattttggctctttgaagaagtccaataatgtatttgctctgagagagaagatagctattttcatgtggaataagctcaataccaagaaaaaaatgagcaatacccaaatctcgagtaggaaattcttgtttaagaagacttaataaagttgtgatacccttgtgatcattgccggttatcagaatatcgtccacataaataagaaaaaaaatatcatagatccatcattatatttgtgaaatagagacgagtcaatgtttgatccagaaaatccttgaacttgtaaccaattagatatatagtcgatgaaaccatgcatgaGGAGCTTGtcaaagaccatataaggatttcttaagttggcaaacatgagatggaaattgtcgTGAATGAACTTCCATTGTCGATGAATGAACCCAGGtagttgctccataaatacaatttcctcaagatgaccatgaagaaacacatttgaaatgtccaattgTCGTACAGGCCAAttagatgataatgctcctcgtcgcatacttcctgatcctgtcgggaagctgagaagacggacctgccggaacgacgtgtctggaaggttgaccgcatccccatgacccggctgATGAGCTGTCTCCTGTGTTGACCGAGTCGTCAGAAATCCTCCGGTCAACCGTACCTGCAGCCAATGACCAGGTTGcctcggtctctggtacctcggtgctcgaggcggatCCCACGAGTACATAAGCAGTCGAATAAATAGTAGCACAATGAAATAAGTAacgagtacgagaacgtaccctggccccggggggcgtCCTCGGATGGATGGATAAGCTGATCGGGATACTGATTGAGTCGTCGCGGGCGACCTTGAATAGTAGATAAATGTCCGCCTGGTGAGTAGCTAGCTCCAGTGGCTCGGAGCCTGACACGATACGGATCCGTAGGATGACGCACTGTCCGACTACAACCTCGGCTCGCAGACCAGAATACAACAGTGGCACGAAGGTCGAACACTCCATCGGCTCACAGGCCGAGATACAAGAGCAGCACGAAGGCCGAACAcactctcggctcgcaggccggaatatgGGCATAATACGATACCTGAGCCCTCAGACGGCGGATGCTCGGAGTGTGACGACTGCTGCCAGGAGTTGTCGGCGGCTGCGGCAGTGGACGCCGGAGGCAATAGCGCTGGACGCTGGAGGCGGCTGCGGCAGTGGCTGCAGCGGGAGATGCCGGTGGCGGCAACCTCTGGAGGGCGATGTCGGCGGCTGCTGGAGGTGTCGGTGGCAGTATCCGCAGCCGCTGGAGGCGGTAGTAGCAGCGGGGAGCACCGGCAGCCGTCAGAGGAGCACCAACAGCCGTTGGAGGAAGCCTTGGCACTCGCCGGGGGCGGCTACACCCGTCGGACGCGACGGCGGGAGGCGACGGTAGCGGCGGGAGGCGCTGGCAGCCTCTGGAGGAAGCCTTGGCACCCCCCGCAGGCGGCTGCGCCTGCTGGACGCGAAGTCGGTGGCGCCTGCTAACTACGGCGTCCGCCGGAAGTGGCTGTAGCATGTGGAGATGGCGACATGAGGCCCGCTGGCGGCGGAGGCGACGTCGCGCGGAGGTTGTGCGTGAGATGGGAAGCGGCGACCGAAGATCTCTGCAggcgagaggagaggagaagaggccaGACCTCCTCCTATGCTTGGCGGCGGAGAGAAAAACGTTCCTTCTCCCTTGTGCTCGGTGGCGGCGCCCCAATCAAAACAAGCCCCCCGCCGCCACCTTTTGAGGATGAACAGTGATCCCTTTAAAACAAAAACCCTTCCTATGCCAAAAGACCAAACTACCCTTTCTCCCCTCCCTAATTACATCTGAGCCATCCTCATATATCCGCATCACAAGCAcccccttcaaatctagtcgaaggagacgcaagtccgactgactagacagtctgtcgcaagtccgactgactacgCGCTCTTGATATCAAAGTCAAACCGCTGAGCTCATCGTATAATGGTACGCGAGCGATTGTTGTCAAAATGGTGTCGCCCGAAAGGTGGCGATGCTGAGCGAACCGAGCGACACGCGGAGTAACGAGCGGACGAGCGATGAGTAACATGATAGTCACCCGAGCGACACGCGGAGTAACTAGCGGACTGAGCGAACGAGCGATGCCGAGTGCGCGACCGTGAAGAGGTCGATCAGGCGATCGGAAGGATGTCGATCGGGAGAATAGATACTAGGCGGATGATGCCGAACGTGCGACCGTGAAGATACCGACCAGACGATCGGAAGAATGTCGATCGGGTGAATAGATGTCGGGCGAATGATgccgagcggacgcatcacccgTGAACTGAATGGAAGCGTAGCCCGGGAAATGCAGGTGCATGGATGCGAAAGTCTTTAGCCGAGCGGGCATAGAGCCCGTGAGATATCCTGGTCTGAAACCAGCGGAGATACTCTCGTTTGCGACCATTGGAGATagttcgaccccgaacgggggagataagctgCTCTGATGCACCGTGACCAATGAAGACATCTCTACCCAGACGGGAGAGATATGAGATCCgatatgctggtccgagaccagcgAAGACTGCTCAACCCCAAATGGAGGAGATAAATGCTCGTGAAGACtgttcgaccccgaacgggggagatagatgttcTCCAAGAATGCTCGACCCCCAACgagatgttggttagtcctaagaaaatcgtaccggttccactgtacaaaattttttgtacaagtgtcgaacctttccttaagtaacctattgtgttctttagaagttaaattaggaatcgtagacggaacttaacatcattgattccaaatttaacttatctgttcttaacggtttagatttgaatcgcaagcggaacttaacactattgattcaaatctacctaagttattaattccataaatattaatttccaaaattggattccaggactgcatggcgaggcacatgaccttcttggatatgggagcaaccaccaccgcctaggcaaagccttttaaggaaagctaatatttatttccttaaataactctaggttaaccaaaaagaacaatcgaatcacaaattcgaaaaagaagaaaacacaaactcgaaaaaactatttcgaaaactctagaatcatatgcctcttgtgtttggtatttccataaataactatacaaagaaaactagtatgatgcggaaaacaattactagttatatctttctttgtaagcaaaaaataacctcttgatcttctaccgtattcctcttctaacctcggacgttgtgtgggcaacgatcttctgagatgagaaccaccaagcaccttcttcttctttgcaaggttcggccaccacaagactccaagagaggatgaggttcggccaccaccaccaagctccaagggatgcaagaacgaagcctcctttctctccttttctccaagctagatccggccaccacaaggactccaagagaacaagatggttcggccataagaaggagaagagagaagaggaagaggtcggccaccacaccaaggaagagagggaggaaaagaataatagagtcgttaaccatgaaggcacctctaccccctcttttataatccttggtcttggcaaataaggaaatttaaataaaaacttccttaattcttttgccatgaaaaataaaattttaattaattaaaattaaatttctttttccaattacaatggccggccacattaaaatctccaagcaaataaaattttaaacacaaattaaaacttccttatttgcttctggaaatttataaaaatttctccaataatttttcccttcatggtggattataaaaaaggaaattttataaattaaaatctttcttttaaacatgtggataattttcaaaagggaagttatctctaaaaattaaaatctcctttcaatctacaaataaggaaagatatcaaatcttttcttaatcttttgtagaaacttataaaagagatatttaattttaaactctcttttaaattatgaacatggttaaaaaaggaaagttttctcaaaattaaaatctcctttcaatctacaaataaggaaaaatttcaaatcttttcttaatcttttgtagaaagctataaaaggaaagatttaaatttcaaactctcttttaaaaccacgaTATCCACATacgaaatatttttaataaaaaaactctttttaatatgatgtggccggccacctaagcttgggctccaagctattggccgaccaccttaaggctcaacctttaggcttggtcggccctaagcttgagcttcaagcttagcttggccggcccctataggttgggtaagaaggtgggtatgtggtgggtataaatctctatatacaagaggctacgatagggaccgagaggaggaattggttttggtctcccgatgaaattaagcttcccgtgttcgccccgaacacacaacttaattccatcaataataattcattccactaaagaactattattgaactaccgcaccaatcccaaattacattttgggctccttcttattatgagtgtgttagtctccctgtatttaagatgtcgaatgcctactaattaagtgagttactaacaactcatttatttaatatcttagtccaagagtagtaccactcaatcttatcgtcatgtcggactaagtccacctgcagggtttaacatgacaatccttatgagctcctcttgaggacattatcaacccagatcactaggacacagtttccttctataatcaacaatacacactataagtgatatcatttcccaacttatcgggcttattgatttattgaactaaatctcacccattgataaatcaaagaaataaatatcaaatatatgtgcttgttattatattagaattaagagcacacacttccataataactgaggtctttgttcctttataaagtcagtataaaagaaacgacctctaaatggtcctgctcaatacactctaagtgtactagtgtaattacatagttaagataaactaatacctaattacaatacgaccttccaatggtttgttcctttccatcttggtcgtgagctactgtttttaatttataaagaaccgaccacacgatcttctatgtgtgacaccacacactatgttatctacaatataaattaattgaacatctaaatttgatatatataaatgtagacacttgaccaaatgtgattcttataaatgtttatacaaaagctaggcttttagtatacactccaacaatctcccacttatactaaaagactatgctgccataaatgctgccatacatctgattcccatccattcaacatgcccatcaaaaactcttgccttaagggccatAGTGAAAGGATATGATggaaacccggccgatcggcacgggagtcccCGCTCGAGAAACTATGATAATTTCTATGACCGAAAGAGAATATAGCTGAAAAACTAACCTGGCGACCAGCAgaggatctgactcaatttctcgactcccgaatacccgtggagtgaggaggatACAATATACTCGTCGAAACTCATCAAGGCCATGAGGATGGCGGAACTTTCCACGTAGTCCGTCTTCACGTTCCAGACCAGgtgcgttcccatagacggcgctaatttgatcctgtcgggaagctgagaagacggacctgccggaacgacgtgtctggaaggtggactgcatccccatgacccggctgATGAGCTGTCTCCTGTGTTGACCGAGTCGTCAGAAATCCTCCGGTCAACCGTACATGCAGCCAGTGACcaggttgccccggtctctggtacctcggtgctcgaggtggATCCCACGAGTACATAAGCAGTCGAATAAATAGTAGCACAATGAAATAAGTAacgagtacgagaacgtaccctggccccggggggcgcTCTCGGATGGATGGATAAGCTGATCGGGATACTGACCGAGTCGTCGCGGGCGGCCCTGAATAATAGATAAATGTCCGCCTGGTGAGTAGCTAGCTCCAGTGGCTCGGAGCCGGACGTGATACGGATCCGTAGGATGATGCACTGTCCGACTACaacctcggctcgcaggccggaatacaACTGCGGCACgatggccgaacactccatcggCTCACAGGCCGGGATACAAGagcggcacgaaggccgaacacACTCTCGGCTCACAGGGCGGAATATAGGCATAATACGATACCTGAGCCCTCAGACGGCGGATGCTCGGAGTGTGACGACTGCTGCCAGGAGTTGTCGGCGGCTGTGGCAGTGGACGCCGGAGGCGGCTACGGCAGTAGCTGTAGCGGGAGATGCCGGTGGCGGCAGCCTCTGGAGGGCGATGTCGGCGGCTGCTGGAGGTGTCGGTGGTAGTATCCGCAGCCGCTGGAGGCGGTAGTAGCAGCGGGGAGCACCGGCAGCCGTTGGAGGAGCACCAACAGCCGTTGGAGGAAGCCTTGGCGCTCGCCGGGGGCGGCTACACCCGTCGGACGCGATAGCGGGAGGTGCTGGAAGCCTCTGGAGGAAGCCTTGGCACCCGCCAGAGGCGGCTGCGCCTGCTGGACGCGAAGTCGGCGGCGCCTGTTGACTACGGCGTCCGCCGGAAGTGGCTGTAGCGTGTGGAGATGGTGACAGGAGGCCCGCTAGCGGCGGAGGCGACGTCGCGTGGAGGTTGTGCGTGAGATGGGAAGCGGCGACCGAAGATCTCTGCAGgcgagaggagaggaggagaggagaagcgGCCAGACCTCCTCCTATGCTTGGCGGCGGAGAGAAAAACGCTCCTTCTCCCTTGTGCTCGGTGGCGGCGCTCCCCTCAAAACAAGCCCCCCACCGCCACCTTTTGAAGATGAACAGTGATCCCTTTAAAACAAAAACCCTTCTTATGCCAAAAGACCAAACTACCCTTTCTCCCCTCCCTAATTACATCTGAGCCATCCTCATATATCCGCATCACTTCCCATTAGTGATATTTATGAGCGTTGCCCACCAAATACAACTCGATATCCCTTTCCACGAGCTttagtggtctcttcaaaatctattgaaccaacttgttttacaGAAGCAAGCAAGGATCCAAACTTGCGTGgtgcaatggctacagaatttgatgtaCTTCTTCGAAATGAAACATGAAGTTTAGTTTCGCacactccctcaatgaatgttgtgggttctaaatgggtattccgtcttaagcatcgagctgataGTTCTCTTGAACGGCACAAATTAAAGCTTGACTTGtaactaaaggatttagtcaacaaccaggtattgactttaataACACTTTTagccagtcatcaaaattacatctgtcatactattattatcaatagatATTAGTTCTAATTGGTCTGTACGAcaattggacatttcaaatgtgtttctccatggtcatcttgaggaaactgtatttatggagcaaccacttgAGTTCATTCATCCagaatttccatctcatgtttgccaacttaaAAAATTCTTATATTGCCTTCGACAaactcctcgtgcatggtttcatcgactatctaattggttataagctcaaggattttctggatcaaagactgactcatctctatttcacaaatacaatgatggatctatgatatttttttcttatttatgtggacgacattctaataatcggcaatgatcacaagggtatcacaactttattaagtcttatCAAACAAGAATTTTctactcgagatttgggtattgctcatttttttcttggtattgagcttattccacatgaaaatggctatcttctctctcagagcaaatacattgttggacttcttcaaagagccaaaatggatggagtacgtccggtctctacaccaattgctataaacaactctccaacttcatcctctcatGCTCTGTCTAATCCACAGATTTATAGAAgtattgttggagccttacaatatgttACTATCACatgccctgatattacttttgcggtaaatcgtgcttgtcaattcatgcatgctccaactaaacaaaattgggataatgtaaaaagaatacttcgctatcttaaagttactattctacatggtcttcttttatatcgtcaatcgtcttgagatttacatgcatatagtgatgtGGATTGGgtaagttctcctgaagatagacgctctactagtggatatgtaatatttcttggacgaaatcttatctcatggaattcgaaaaagtaACCTACaatatctcgttcaagcactgaggcagaatataaagttatagcaaATACAACATCAGAAATTATTTgtcttcaatcacttctctctgaactttatcttgcatcaaatattgcacaaAAAATTTGTTGCGACAATATTAGAGCAACATATCTAatagcaaatccaatctttcatgctcgtacaaaacatgtgaaaattgattttcattttattcGTGAACGTGTGTGACAACTCAGCAGTTATCtgtctcttatatttctgctgaatatcaaatcgctgatatctttactaagtcattatccagacaacgtttcaataagttagcaagcaaactcaacgtcaaagatctccTGTTAAGTTTGTCAGGGGcaaaagagataaaaaaaaaattatcagaatGGATCGGATTaaatcaccaaatcaaatcaaattaatacttagattattctaataattctgttataattattagaataattctattatttattaattaatcaattaaccaaataatttttaaacattatacttcttaagacaaatattaataaataataaattttattattttcatattatttctTACACTCTCCCCATGTTCTTCTTCTTACACAGGGCTCATCGTGCAAACAATGGCTGTCCTAGCGCTGCCTCCCAAGAAGGGCTGCAGTATCCTCGtagacttggaatccctaaaccggACGTCCCCGCCTCTCCCTTTGCTGCTCAGCAAGACATCGATCAGCAAAGACGGGAACAAAAGAAATCATGCAAACTCCATATCTGTAACCTCAGTTTGAGAATCAAATT
Coding sequences:
- the LOC122048691 gene encoding uncharacterized protein LOC122048691, whose product is MNQKPPNLQDKTKETTGRSKDINGKRFAAYSSSGTPQNVSPTLPNPYLHKGMHLPFPSSCRCREPSPNRYRASGKWSKVSATGRDILGEIVGVEPTPGRNDGELGSKAAETGRKKRSDVAQDFGTAEERISVSERLRPLDAKEGSLFIFKRWRWGACFEGSAATEHKGEGAFFSPPPSIGGGLAASPLLLSSRLQRSSVAASHLTHNLHATSPPPLAGLLSPSPHATATSGGRRSQQAPPTSRPAGAAASGGCQGFLQRLPAPPAIASDGCSRPRRAPRLPPTAVGAPPTAAGAPRCYYRLQRLRILPPTPPAAADIALQRLPPPASPATATAVAASGVHCHSRRQLLAAVVTLRASAV